In the genome of Candidatus Melainabacteria bacterium, the window CAGATCGTCAAGTTCATCGAAGGCAAAGACAACAGCAATCCGTTTCCGCTGTCAATAAAAACACAACAATGGTCACATACTTTTCCAGCAGTTATGGGCGAGCATTTAGCACCACCCGCAGTGACTCTGAGCCACATTGTGCGGTTTATGTACTTCTTACGAATGTTGAACGTTAATGCTTATGGAACTAATGATCGAGTCTGGCTTCAGCACAACAACATACTCGAGCCCTATCGCGAACGTTGCGGTAACACGTTTGGGCTGCGCGAATTCGACGCCGCTGCGGCTACTTTACCCGACCTCAAAGCAGGACTGGTGTCATCGACATATCTTCTGTCCAACACCTGGTCGAATTTTTGCGATTGGGAGCCTGAGGCTATCTGGCCTGCATTCGCCGAGAGACCAGAATTGATTGAGCGCGCTTTGTCGACCACTACAGGGAGCATCTATGACGGCAACCGCAGCACGGCATACAAAGTATTGGCAATGTTCCCGACTCTGCCCGCACGATTCATACCACTTGTCTGGGATCAGGCTCTAGCTGAATCGAAGTCAGACAGACGCTTGGCACAGGATGCACTAAATACAGTGCCAGGTAAAGTGGAAAAGATCATCGGCTCACTTTCAGATGGTAAGGCGAACGTGCGTTCAGCCGCTGCCGAATGGCTAGGCCGACTCGGCGACAAGTCTGCCATCGAGCCTCTCAAAAAAGCTTTCCTGAAAGAAAAAGGTGAGTCAACCAGAGGCGTCATTATCCAGGCGCTCGACAACTTAAAGGCGGATGTAAACGAATTTCTTGATCGCGATAAACTCTTGCAAGAAGCAAAAGCAGGATTAGCAAAGAAGCTTCCCACCGGTTCCGATTGGGTGCCTCTCGATAATCTGCCGGTACTGCACTGGCAAGATACCGGCGCAGAAATTGATGCAAATATCACAAAATGGTGGATCGTACAAAGTATTCAGCAGAAGTCGCCCTCGTGCGGTCCAATCCTCAAACGCTATCTCGAGATGTGCAATCCGGGCGAAGCAGCGCGCTTTGCAAGATTCGTACTACAAGCATGGGTGGCACGCGACACCGCCACCATCTCACATGAAGATGCGACAGCAAGGGCTCAAGCGGATGCCGACAGACTATGGGCACAATATTCAACTCATAAATGGTTCTTGGATGCACACAAGAACGACAAATCGAATGTCTTCAAAGCACAATATGACAATTACATGGGCACGTGCTTGTACTCGGCGATTGAACAAAAGGGAATGTTGGCGATCGTATCAGCAGCCGGAGACACCGATTGTGTCAAAATTGCAGAACAATATATTCGCAAATGGTACGGCAATCGCGCCGCGCAATGCAAAGCACTGATCGAAGTTCTGTCGCGAATTTCACACCCGCTGGCACTTCAAACTTTACTCTCAATCGCCAACCGATTCCGAACCAAGAGCATCAAAGAACTGGCAACCACATTTGTCAATTCCGTCGCGGAGCAGAGCGGGTGGACCCTGGACGAACTAGCCGACAGAACAGTCCCTGACGCGGGATTCGAACGACCAGTAGACGAGAATGGTGAACCTATCAAAAATCGCTGCATTCTTGAACTAGACTATGGTGCGCGCCAGTTTGTGGTATCACTTAACGATCAGCTCGAGCCTATGGTAACAGCGAAGGGCGAATCCAAAACTATCAAAGCCCTGCCCGAACCTGGAAAGAACGACGATCCGGAACTGGCAAAAGCAGCAAAGAAAGAGTTCACAGACGCGAAAAAAGTTGTGAAAGAAGTCATGAAGCGCCAGACGGAAAGACTCTACGAAGCACTATGCACTCAGCGTCAATGGAAATTCGAAGACTGGCGAGAATATTTGGCTGAACATCCTATTGTCGGCCGACTCTGCGTGCGGCTCGCATGGGTAGCGTTCGAACCTCCGAAAGCAGAGGGAGCGGAACAAGAAAAACTCATTGGTGTCTTCCGCCCACTCGAAGACGGCTCACTGACAAACGAGCAGGACGAAGCGGTGGACATTCCAGCTGATGCAATTGTGAAACTCGCACACTCCTGCAATATTTCGAAAGAGCTTGCAGACGCCTGGACAAAGCATTTCCAGGACTACGATGTGACACCACTGTTCGAACAATGCAATCGCCAGGTCTATGAGCTTCCGCCCGAGAAAGTGAAGGAAACCGACGTAAAAGATTTCGTTGGATACTTGATTTCGACCTTCAAACTCCGCGGACGAGCTGTAAAACTTGGCTATGTGCGAGGTGAAGCTGAGGATGGTGGATGTTTCTGCGTCTATCGGAAGAACTTTACCTCCCTGAACATGCAAGCCGTCATAGAATTCACTGGTAGTTACTTACCGGAGTCAGACATACCTGCCGCACTGAGGGAACTCTATTTCGTTTCAACCGCAGGCAATGCAAATAACTCAGTCTGGTCCCAAACAAAAATCGTTTTGTCCAAAGTTCCCCCTGTTCTCCTCAGCGAATGCTATAACGACATGAAACGCATCGCGGCCGATGGCAGCGGATTCGATCCAAAGTGGGAGGAGAAATCAAGATTCTGATGGACGAAAGTTTGAAAACCGCTGAGCGTACGAATCATTCAGAGCTTTTGCGACAGCCCGTCGAGATTCGCTTTGCCGAAGAACTCGAAACCCTGGCCAAGAGCGATACTGGCACAAAACCGCCAGGTTGGAATCTGAGCCCGCGCGCTGTTCGAACTTTTATTTTGGGCAGCGATTCTGCGCAGGGCAAAGTCAAAAAAAATGATGGCTCAGCAGAGTTGAAAATTGGAAAGAAGTTCCATGGCGAGCCGGCCATGATTGACAGAGCAATTGTCTCATTGATGAGCAATCGCGGTCTTCTCTTAGTCGGTGAGCCGGGTACAGCGAAATCAATGTTGTCCGAACTGCTCGCTGCGGCAATCAGCGGCTCAAGCAACTTGACCATTCAGGGCACCGCAGGCACTACCGAAGATCAAATCAAATACTCCTGGAATTATGCGTTGTTGCTGGCAGAAGGACCGACGAGAAAAGCTCTAGTCCCAGCGCCTCTTTATCATGGATTAGAGCACGGAAAGATCGTTAGATTTGAAGAAATCACACGTTGTCCGCCGGAAATTCAAGACACAATGATCAGTGTTCTCAGCGACAAAGTGCTAAATATTCCTGAACTGAAAGAGTCAGAAAACATCCTTTTCGCCAAGCCGGGGTTCAATGTCATCGCTACGGCGAACACGCGCGATCGTGGCGTTCACGAAATGTCAGCGGCGCTTAAAAGG includes:
- a CDS encoding DUF4132 domain-containing protein, producing MDFFKKIFQLGQKNDGPRLENPLGLSNELIDTYSKAIEPVAQVDPALAADLLRFVVDDSDEQCLLKLRGNAAAAEKMGYGPQVYLLQSDPSINRQRVFHAKHRAPAEVCFRYCRVLEAASHDHYGYRGILSAGSPDWLVILLIEACHCYSYLKSKEPQAPPQWTITELEKILAAGGLPEDILVKLSLNQQWKYLFRSYRFDAYSGTVSNTFSGLREHLEKHSKTVKSCLMASDAEERKYALEILSELSFNFKEMPEVLVAYGTGSSKTVREQVLPLLSAYKEFYRSHIEKVLKEGGASERNEATTLLWRLYGEECTDTLESHLATEKADRVRQTIEKYLAAPKAVAVEEPLKVCEVNIDLEPHDLPAEVRSQFNKYMEDGYKLALKFFEGQCKLYDEQRKQIPNLPQPEKPVPLTQSEFDQIVKFIEGKDNSNPFPLSIKTQQWSHTFPAVMGEHLAPPAVTLSHIVRFMYFLRMLNVNAYGTNDRVWLQHNNILEPYRERCGNTFGLREFDAAAATLPDLKAGLVSSTYLLSNTWSNFCDWEPEAIWPAFAERPELIERALSTTTGSIYDGNRSTAYKVLAMFPTLPARFIPLVWDQALAESKSDRRLAQDALNTVPGKVEKIIGSLSDGKANVRSAAAEWLGRLGDKSAIEPLKKAFLKEKGESTRGVIIQALDNLKADVNEFLDRDKLLQEAKAGLAKKLPTGSDWVPLDNLPVLHWQDTGAEIDANITKWWIVQSIQQKSPSCGPILKRYLEMCNPGEAARFARFVLQAWVARDTATISHEDATARAQADADRLWAQYSTHKWFLDAHKNDKSNVFKAQYDNYMGTCLYSAIEQKGMLAIVSAAGDTDCVKIAEQYIRKWYGNRAAQCKALIEVLSRISHPLALQTLLSIANRFRTKSIKELATTFVNSVAEQSGWTLDELADRTVPDAGFERPVDENGEPIKNRCILELDYGARQFVVSLNDQLEPMVTAKGESKTIKALPEPGKNDDPELAKAAKKEFTDAKKVVKEVMKRQTERLYEALCTQRQWKFEDWREYLAEHPIVGRLCVRLAWVAFEPPKAEGAEQEKLIGVFRPLEDGSLTNEQDEAVDIPADAIVKLAHSCNISKELADAWTKHFQDYDVTPLFEQCNRQVYELPPEKVKETDVKDFVGYLISTFKLRGRAVKLGYVRGEAEDGGCFCVYRKNFTSLNMQAVIEFTGSYLPESDIPAALRELYFVSTAGNANNSVWSQTKIVLSKVPPVLLSECYNDMKRIAADGSGFDPKWEEKSRF
- a CDS encoding AAA family ATPase, encoding MDESLKTAERTNHSELLRQPVEIRFAEELETLAKSDTGTKPPGWNLSPRAVRTFILGSDSAQGKVKKNDGSAELKIGKKFHGEPAMIDRAIVSLMSNRGLLLVGEPGTAKSMLSELLAAAISGSSNLTIQGTAGTTEDQIKYSWNYALLLAEGPTRKALVPAPLYHGLEHGKIVRFEEITRCPPEIQDTMISVLSDKVLNIPELKESENILFAKPGFNVIATANTRDRGVHEMSAALKRRFNFETVPAIADKHFELDLVLEQAKELLHNANAAAIVERDVLDVLVTTFIELRKGRTEEGTVVDKPSTTMSTAEAVAVAFAAGLDACYFSSDGRLKGEHLAKQIVGTVLKDSDEDAKKVRQYFDIVVKSRAKKNEHWKSFYDGRGILG